The Candidatus Scalindua japonica DNA segment TAGCTCTGTTCTTGTTGTAAAGAGCATTGATAAGCCAAATATGACTTAGTAATAATATGTTGACGAGGAGAATGGTTAATTTGCAGGAAAAGATAAATTTATGAAAATTATGTATCGACAAAATATTTTGATGGTTTTCATCCTGGTATGGAGTATGGGGGACATTAATTTGTCTGCCCAGGAGGTAAGTCCACCAACTGGTTCTACTGATATTGTGTCATCATACTCCGCTGAAGTACTGAATGTCCACAAAGTCAGCACTTTGATTACCGAAATCGAAGGTAAAACGGAGCTTGATGAGGCCCTTCGCGCAAAATTGCTTGAAAAGTATCGCGCGGCATTGTATCAACTGGCGTTATCTCAACAACACAAAAATGAAACAGAAATTTTAAAACGTTATATCGAGGCCACTCCGGAAGAGACCAGAAAACTCCGGGAACAGTTACTGGAGGCTCAAAAATCTGATATTCAAAATAAACCGTTACCTGCTGATATATCCGAATATACAACATCCAGGGAATTGGAGTTAAGGCTTGCTAAAGAACAGGCTGACCTGACAGCTCTAAAGAACAAAGTGACTGGTATTAAAGCGGAAATACAGCAACTCCAGATGCGGCCGGACAATATACAGAGTGAATTGGTTGATGCGAAACAAAGGCTTGACGAATATACTGAAACTCTCAAAGCCGGTTTGCTTAACGAAGAGAACCCAACAGAATCGAATGCACGTATAATACTGCTACAAGCCAGACAAAGCTCAGCTTTACATGAAATTAACAAGCTCGAACAAGAACTAATGAGCCACGATGTGAAAAGAGAATTACTGCTGGTAACACGAGATGTTTTCAATATAAAGGTATCATACACAGAGCACATTGTAAAAGCTATTGAGGATATGGTAAACCAGTTTCGTGAGAAAGAAGTTAAACAAGCCAGTTTAGCTGCTGAAGCTGATAAACATAAAGCTATAGACAAGCACCCTGCCGTAAAAGGACTTGCGGGAGAAAATGCAGAGTATACTTCCGAATTAACAGATGTGGCTCATTATATTAGTAAAATTACTCCACAACGGACATCACTCAGCGATCATCTCAAACAACTCAAACTTGATTACGAAAACGCGAAAAAACAGATTGAAATCGCAGGTAACGTGGATGAAGCCCTGGTACAGATCATGCTCGATCAACGAAGAAGATTACCGGATTTAAACGGCAAGAGAAAAATCAATGAGGAAATAAGAAAGAAAGTTATTGCGGCAAGATTGAGAAGATTCCGGTTAGATGAACAAATCAGACCAATGAGTAATATTCCTCTGGAAGCAGCACGTATTATGAGCGAAAAAGTGCAAAAGCCTGTTCTTGAGGCAGACGGGAAGGATATTGAGAATGAAATTACCGTCCTTTTAACTAAAAAAAGTGAACTTCTTAGTAAATTAGATGCCGCCTATGGAAGTCTGCTTAAATCACTGGGAGAATTTCATTCAGAGTTGAATCAATACATAGAAAATGTTCAGGTTTATGCTTCTTTTATGGATGAGCAATTAATGTGGGTACCCAGTTCACCACCATTTAGCAAGTTAACATGGCATAAACTGATTAGTTCATTTAACTGGTTATTTTCGCCGTATAATTGGAAAGAACTGGGCATTGCCAGTTTGAGCATCTTTACTAATGCTCCGGTGTTATCCGGGATAGCCATATTAATAGCATTCTGGCTGTTTTCTACTAGAATCAAGCTCAAGAAAGGGCTGGAGGCGATATCCAATAACATAGGAAAAATATCTACAGATCATTTTAAACATACACTTCTTGCCTTATTAATAACCATATTATCAGCTATCCCTTTTCCGTTCATTCTTGTATTTTTCTCCTGGCAGCTGTTGAAGATCGAAGAGTCTGTTGAATTTGTCAAGGCATGTGGATTTGGACTGCTTTTCACCAGCTGGTTCATGCTGAGTTTTCAATTTTTCAGAGCTGTCTGTTATAAAAAGGGTCTTGGTGAAACTCACTTCAAGTGGAAAAAAACCACGTTGAAAGTTCTTCGTAATAATCTGTTCTGGCTGCTTATGATTGTCTCCATAGCAAGTTTCTTCACTACCCTGGTAGAATACCAGAGCAATAATAACTTCCGTGACAGCCTGGGGCGATTAGGTTTTATAATAGGGATGGCTGCTTTTACCGTTTTTATACAAAGGGTAATTCAACCCAAAAAAGGTATTTTTGGAAACATAATCTCTGAAAATCCTAATGGATGGTTGACCCGCATGACGTGGCTCTGGTATCCTGCCGCAGTACTACTGCCTGTATCACTTGTAGGATTGGCAGCTTTTGGCTATTACTATGTCGCTTATCAGTTAGGTCTTAAGTTACTGCAAACCCTGTGGATACTATTTGGGGCAGTCATTGCCTATTATATAGGTATCAGATGGTTCTACATAAAGGAGAGGAAACTTGCACTTGAGCAGGCGTTGGAAAGACGAAAAGCCGCTGCTGCCGCAAAGAGCGTCGCAGAAGGGACAATTGAAATAACAGAAGTCGCGTTGCCACAATTTGAAGAACCTGTTGTTAATCTTTCAGCAGTAAAAGAACAGACAAGAAATCTACTCAGGTCTTTTATCGGTTTTTCCGTGATCATTGGAATCTGGATAATCTGGGCTACCGTATTGCCCGCACTTAATGTCCTCTATAAAATTAATCTCTGGTCACACACTGTGGTGATTGACGGTAGTCCGGCGCTACAATGGGTTACCCTCTTTCATTTAATGCTCTGTCTGGTTGTAGGAGTGACTACGGCTGTCGTTGCAAAAAACCTTCCTGGCGTTCTCGAAATCGCTATTCTCCAGAACCTGCCGATTCAGACGGGAAGTCGCTACGCCATTACATCGATCAGCCAATACATTATCGTCACTATAGGTTTAGTCTCGATATCTAAGATTATGGGAGTGAACTGGGCACAATTCGGTTGGTTGTTCGCGGCCCTCAGCGTTGGTATCGGATTTGGCCTGCAGGAAATAGTTGCAAACTTTGTGTGTGGTATTGTGTTGTTTATAGAACGTCCTATACGTGTGGGCGATATCATAACCGTTTCAGATGTGTCAGGGACTGTCACTAAAATCCAGATTCGAGCTACAACAATCACCAATTGGGATCGTCAGGAATTCGTAGTGCCTAATAAGGAATTCATCACCGGGCGTATTCTTAACTGGACTCTCTCTAACACCACAAATAGATTCACTATTGATGTGGGCATCGCCTATGGATCTGACGTGGAGCGCGCACGAGAACTGCTTTTGCAGATTGCTGGTGAACACCCTGCGGTCCTGAAGGACCCTGCTCCTTTCGCAATGTTCCAGAAATTTGAGGACAGCTCATTGCACATGTCTTTGCGTTGCTACTTGCCAAATCTGGATAAACGCCTGGCAACAATTCATGAACTCCACTCTGATATCCACAGAAGATTTAAAGAGGCAGGTATAGAGATCGCATTCCCTCAACGTGATATTCATGTAAAAAACACTGATAATGTTGTTAAAGAATCTGAAGGTCAACAATTCAGAGAAAAATAAATAGTATGAACTTGAGAATATGAGTCAAAAAGAAATAAAGGTAAGCAGTATGATAAAAATATAACGTGTTTAACCTTCATTTATTATTTGTAGCATTTTGATTGAAGTTGAAGAGGACAATAGCGGGAGCTGAAGAGTAGTAAAAAGATTCATGTGTAAATGGGAAATGCATGATAAAGTGTGGAAACAGCAAACTTAAATGAACTTGTGCAAAGGATAGAAAACCTTTTTTGCGATTTGCAGTATCATTTCTGAACTATGAATAGTGACAAATTAAGATTGATGGGAACATGTATTTTATCATTTTCAATTTTCTGTCTGGTAACTGTGCTGGTTTATGTAGGTTATGAAATCAATACGGTTATCACGGAGATACGTCCTCTTGTTAAAGAGAGGGAGAGTGGAAAGAGCCTCGTCTCAGATATCGCGAGTGAGATAGTGAATCTCAGATATTCTATCCATGATGTTGTTGTAACCGTAGATCAGGCAAAAGCAGAGATAGAGAGCATTGATCAGAATATCACACCTCTGATTCATGAAATTGAATCCGTGCGACGTGATATGCCAGTACTCATCGACAGAACGGAAAAGCTTATGGTGACGGATGTTCCTGATTTACTATTGAGAGCGGAGCAACTCATTGCAGATATTGAAAAAGCGGGTGAACGTGCAGGCAAGGGTGCTGTTAAAGGCGCTGTCAAGGGTACTATCGGACTTCCTGTTAACACCGGTATTGGCATTCTGTCCTCTCCGGCAAAAATATTTAAAAAGAAGGAAAACTCAGATCAAAAAATGAAGTGACAAAAGAAATTAAGCCTTAAAACTGAGTAATCAACTTGTTTGATCACTGTTTCATAAAGGCTTGGATTAATAACGGTATTACAGGAAATAGGCTTTCACAATGTACTGCTGTAACATTCTCTGTGTATTAAAAAATGAACCGTTTATTGCAATACAATTCTTCATGATGTCAACATAGTGCTTCTGCTTTCGGTAGAATAGTGGAATAATTTCAGAAAGTTTATTGTATAAAGACAGTGCATCTTTTGACCGGTCACTGACGCCATCCATATCTTGGTCGTTGCTGTCAATAGACCACCCTGTTACATCTTTAATGTAGCCTTCAAGCCACCAGCCATCCAGAATACTGAGGCTGGGCACACCATTCAATGCAGCCTTCATTCCACTTGTTCCAGACGCTTCAAGAGGGGGTTGTGGAGTATTGAGCCAGAGATCGACACCGGAAGTAATCATCTTGCCAAGTTCCATGTTATAATTCGGAATATATGCAATCCTGATGTCTCCCTTCAACATACTTTTCAATTGATGAATCCGTTTGATAAGTTCCTTGCCGCCTACATCTTTTGGGTGGGCTTTCCCTGAATAGATAACCTGAAAAAGACCGACTTGAGATGAAATTTCTCTGAGCCTCTCAAGGTCTTGAAAAAGGAGATCTCCTCTTTTGTAAGCTGCTGCCCGTCTTGCAAATCCTATGGTGAAAATATCCTCATCCATTCCTGCATTTGTCTGATGGTTTACATACTGAATCAGTAATCTCTTTGCTTTAGCATGAGCAACCGATAATTCATCTTTTGGGATATTCAAAGCATACCGTAAACTGGCATTGTCCTCTCTCCATCCCGGAATATAACAATCGAATAAGTCCTGTATGGGCTGAGATGTCCATGTCTCAGCATGAACACCGTTTGTAATGGAGTCAATTATATAGTTTGTAAACATATGACGTGATACTTCGCCATGCTTTTTGGCAACACCATTGACATAATGACTTAAGTTAAGCGCTAAATACGTCATATTTAAAAGTCCACCACAGCAAAATACATCTTTCATGTCAAGAACTTCCCGATTCCCCAGAACACGCGTCACCAGATCCATAGCAAACCGATCATGTCCTGCGGAGACAGGTGTATGCGTAGTAAAGACACAGCTTTTCCGTACCGCTTCAACATCTTCGGTTATTATGGATGTTCTCCCTGCCTTATTAGCTTCCTCATCCAGAAGTTCTAATGTCAGAAGGCTTGGATGCCCTTCATTCATATGAAATCGTTCAATATCATGATATCCAAGTGATCGGAGCATTTTCACGCCACCAATACCAAGGATTACTTCCTGGCAAATGCGATAATGGTCATCTCCGCCATAAAGAAAATCCGTTAAGTTTCTATCCCATTGAGAATTTTCTTCAAGATCAGTATCCAGGAAATAAACAGGGACCGTAAAGTCGTTGATACCTTTCATATCATACTTCCAGGCACGAAGATATACCATACGACCCTCTATGGTCACAGTGACTCTCTCCGCCATCTCTACAAGAAAGTCTTCAACAACCCATTCCACGGGTTCTTCAGTCTGCCATCCACTGGAATCCAGCCTTTGATAAAAATAACCCTTTCTATACAGTAGTGATACAGCTACCAAAGGTATTTTAAGATCGGAAGCTGAACGTATTGTATCTCCTGCCAACACACCCAATCCTCCGCTATAGGTTGGCATCCCTGATTTCAAGGCTATTTCCATAGAGAAATATGCAATTTTACCATTCATAATATTTTAAAACATTCTGTTACATTCAATGTAAGATTGCAAACTCGGTATCCGCAAAGAGAACATAATGCGGCCTTACCCTATTATTTATTATTTTAAGAATACTGAAATTTTCAGTCGCAGGGGAGACAAGAAATTCCATATTTAAACAATTTATCCTTCGTAGTCTCCGCACGGTTGAAGTACTTTGGAGGATGAATACTACGGAGAAAGAGGGTTTACATTAAAAACTAAATTTCATATAAAATCAACTATGTTTTTGCCAGAACTTATTATTGACAATAAAAGTATTTTCTTGTAAATGCTAACGTTATAATCCATAATTCGATTTTTTCTTTACTAAGCACTAATATAAACACTTTGGGCTTTTTTCATCATTTACAGACGGGAAACAATGAACACTAAGAATAATTCCATTCAAAAGGTTAAAATACGTAAGACATTGAAGATGTCAATTTTTGAAGGCAGTTTCTCGGGTATTT contains these protein-coding regions:
- the glgP gene encoding alpha-glucan family phosphorylase — encoded protein: MNGKIAYFSMEIALKSGMPTYSGGLGVLAGDTIRSASDLKIPLVAVSLLYRKGYFYQRLDSSGWQTEEPVEWVVEDFLVEMAERVTVTIEGRMVYLRAWKYDMKGINDFTVPVYFLDTDLEENSQWDRNLTDFLYGGDDHYRICQEVILGIGGVKMLRSLGYHDIERFHMNEGHPSLLTLELLDEEANKAGRTSIITEDVEAVRKSCVFTTHTPVSAGHDRFAMDLVTRVLGNREVLDMKDVFCCGGLLNMTYLALNLSHYVNGVAKKHGEVSRHMFTNYIIDSITNGVHAETWTSQPIQDLFDCYIPGWREDNASLRYALNIPKDELSVAHAKAKRLLIQYVNHQTNAGMDEDIFTIGFARRAAAYKRGDLLFQDLERLREISSQVGLFQVIYSGKAHPKDVGGKELIKRIHQLKSMLKGDIRIAYIPNYNMELGKMITSGVDLWLNTPQPPLEASGTSGMKAALNGVPSLSILDGWWLEGYIKDVTGWSIDSNDQDMDGVSDRSKDALSLYNKLSEIIPLFYRKQKHYVDIMKNCIAINGSFFNTQRMLQQYIVKAYFL
- a CDS encoding mechanosensitive ion channel domain-containing protein, which produces MKIMYRQNILMVFILVWSMGDINLSAQEVSPPTGSTDIVSSYSAEVLNVHKVSTLITEIEGKTELDEALRAKLLEKYRAALYQLALSQQHKNETEILKRYIEATPEETRKLREQLLEAQKSDIQNKPLPADISEYTTSRELELRLAKEQADLTALKNKVTGIKAEIQQLQMRPDNIQSELVDAKQRLDEYTETLKAGLLNEENPTESNARIILLQARQSSALHEINKLEQELMSHDVKRELLLVTRDVFNIKVSYTEHIVKAIEDMVNQFREKEVKQASLAAEADKHKAIDKHPAVKGLAGENAEYTSELTDVAHYISKITPQRTSLSDHLKQLKLDYENAKKQIEIAGNVDEALVQIMLDQRRRLPDLNGKRKINEEIRKKVIAARLRRFRLDEQIRPMSNIPLEAARIMSEKVQKPVLEADGKDIENEITVLLTKKSELLSKLDAAYGSLLKSLGEFHSELNQYIENVQVYASFMDEQLMWVPSSPPFSKLTWHKLISSFNWLFSPYNWKELGIASLSIFTNAPVLSGIAILIAFWLFSTRIKLKKGLEAISNNIGKISTDHFKHTLLALLITILSAIPFPFILVFFSWQLLKIEESVEFVKACGFGLLFTSWFMLSFQFFRAVCYKKGLGETHFKWKKTTLKVLRNNLFWLLMIVSIASFFTTLVEYQSNNNFRDSLGRLGFIIGMAAFTVFIQRVIQPKKGIFGNIISENPNGWLTRMTWLWYPAAVLLPVSLVGLAAFGYYYVAYQLGLKLLQTLWILFGAVIAYYIGIRWFYIKERKLALEQALERRKAAAAAKSVAEGTIEITEVALPQFEEPVVNLSAVKEQTRNLLRSFIGFSVIIGIWIIWATVLPALNVLYKINLWSHTVVIDGSPALQWVTLFHLMLCLVVGVTTAVVAKNLPGVLEIAILQNLPIQTGSRYAITSISQYIIVTIGLVSISKIMGVNWAQFGWLFAALSVGIGFGLQEIVANFVCGIVLFIERPIRVGDIITVSDVSGTVTKIQIRATTITNWDRQEFVVPNKEFITGRILNWTLSNTTNRFTIDVGIAYGSDVERARELLLQIAGEHPAVLKDPAPFAMFQKFEDSSLHMSLRCYLPNLDKRLATIHELHSDIHRRFKEAGIEIAFPQRDIHVKNTDNVVKESEGQQFREK